ttttcattgttcatgtcaaaaaccggtattaatccatctttagacatatcttgcattcttttaaagtgtatatgtcctagtctagcatgccaaagtgtagaattatttatgctagaagtagatataaaagcaaaattaacattcaagtgattaatgttaagtctaaacattctattgcataaataaccaaaaccaataaacataccatgttttgacaaaacaaacttatcagattcaatcacttgtttataaccacaacaatttaacacactactggaaactaaattttttcttatttgtggtacatgcaaaacattaaacaaacaaatagtttttccagaactaaaacacaaatccacacttccacgtccatgaacagaggctgttgactcatttcccatatgaagaattgatccatcagtcacggactcgtaagtcttgaaccaaaatctatccttgcatacatgggtggtggctcccgagtcaacccaccacgcgacatcatcatcctacacaaaataagcctcagatatatatgaaacataataattctcatttgaattattaaatatattccgacttttcgagttgtggttgtttaaaccatttcccgaaccgcttgtgctagatcctttggcattattattaccaaaaataaccttgcaatcctttttcatgtgtccagttttaccacacttccaacaagtcaatttagacttcttgttcggattagccttgttataaccttgatgtttacattttccctttttgtcattattactagtgaactttttatgttccaccatattgacaacagacgtaccagcaacttcgttgctctttggcttgtcattatcctgcaacctgagggattcctcaatacgcagatgactacccaactcaacaagagttaactcctccttcttatgtttcaaagaatgtttaaattctttccaagatggaggtagtttatcaattatgcttgagacttgaatatactcatccatgttcatcttatgttgtgtgaattgaccaagtatacgaatgagctcattgtattattccaagaccggtctagaatcgaccatcttgtaattattaaaattactcacaaggaactttttactagaagcatcctcagacatatacttggtttctaaacagttacatagttctttagaagattcaacatttaggtaaatatcaaaaagggaatcagccataccattgaggattaaacctctagcgatgtagtcatcgttctcccacttgcaccttttccgaatttgttcaatagtggcatcatcaccatgatcttcaggaattggtgtgctgagtacgtacaccacactcatgctgctcagaaagaagtgcatcttcttttgccatctcctaaaatcaattccctcaaacttatcaagtttggagaaattcgccgtcatgtgtttcatcgtagccgccatcgattataacgaataattactttcgattgttggaggttttattgaaatttcgtgtagggtaaaataatcgatagccggataaatcactgaatcgtggtatcactttccgaaagtaattattcgacccttattgcctgggttacacgaatatcactttgggataagacagagattagttcttgttattggcagtaaacaagaactcttttgcataagagtattaaggtgtttttcgtatatcttattctcataaatgatagtccttatttataggcaccaaaaaataagtattattccacgatggagatgtttcactaactaatttcgttttcaaatctaaaacaaatcctttacataaagttgttttttttatttccaacaaccaagtcaaggaaatcgttttcaaatctaaacaaatcctttacataaagttatttgttttatttccaacaaccaaatcaaggaaatcgttttcaaatctaaaacaaatcttttacataaagttgtttgttttatttccaataaccaaatctaggaaatcgttttcaaatctaaaacaaatcctttacataaagttgtttgttttatttccacgatggagatgtttcacctagtgcaggaataatacttccgtaatcactcaaatttgtgataatggaaaaccactttcgggtccgggcaatctatcacttaatgggtgtacactccgtacctcctaacccgtttacaagtgtagattaaatccctcaattacactaaatttccaacattaTCAGCAACAATGTGTGGTTTTGCTTGAGGTGGATAGTGAGATTGTTGGTATGGTAATGGTTATGCTCTTGTTTAGTTTGGAAGAATTTTCTTCAAGTTTTCAAAGATATAGGATGATTCTAAAATGATTACTGCCGTAACTTCATAATTTGTGATCAACTATGTCCAAGTGGTGGAATATCAATGGCTAGTAAATTTAAAGGCGTGTTCGAGTGATCATCTCCACATACGGTCGACTCACTTGTGGTTGCTAATGTAAAAATCAAAGTGGGTCTTGCATTGCTTTGATATGGAGTGTAGATCAAGAGTATAAATTGTCGAACTCCCAAGTTCTTTTAGTCACTGAGAAGTCTAATGGTTGTTTTATGTTGTTTATTGCCTATTGTGTTAGTTTGTTAGATGGTTTCTTAAttgttttttttttggttaatGTGGGTGAATATAAAGTATGTAAATCCATGCCATTTGTTTGTGTAATCATTTACTTTTCACCACTGTGTttttttgcccaaaaaaaaaaaaaaaaaaaaatcccctTATTAAACTTTTAATATGTGACCTCCTCCTTCAACCCATACTAGAAgcattgcccgtgcgttgcacggatatTTTTACGCTTTGCATTTTTTATTTTAAAGTAAAGTATGTGGTTGTCTCGTACGTAATAGTTCTTATTGGGAGGACATATATAATAACGACCATATGAAACAAAGAGTTCTTAACAGTCCATAATAatgctttataaaaaaaaaataataataaaaaagtccATAATAATCGTAATAAATAAGCAAAAACTTCCACGAACATCAAAATAGGTAACTAAGTGCCGACGTAGACAAAATGTATGCTAATCTTCTACGAATCTCCAAAAAGCGAATGAATACATAGATTTGTTTAGGGTGTTGGGTTAAGGATCCTGGTAATTGATTTGAActtttttaacatatatatttttatactataCTATTTAATAATTAAAAGGATAGAATTGTAAGAAAATTTATATAAGAAATTTaaattaacttaaatatataaatacaattatacaatataataatcaaaTTATAAACATTAAAAAAAAGAATCTTCGAACGAATTCATCCAACATAGAGCCAACCACGTGTCTTCTTGGCAAGTCTACATTTGACATTTTTTTTTATTCAGCGTTTCTTCAGTAGCTACAAAAACAAACAAACAcgcattatatttaattatatatgtatgtatatataattatatatcaatattacacacacacacacacacacacacacacacacacacacacatatatatatatatatatatatatattaaataatattttaaatcgtAAATAATTTGCATACtacatatattattaaaataatcaatGAGAGACTTTTGATGATTCGTATATTTAAATATAAAGTGATGTTTTATTCATATAAACATATAAAATGATATAAGGGATGAATGATAACAATTTAATGAGAAACtcaaaagttataattaatatatatatatatatatatatatatatatatatatatatatatatatatatatatatatatatatatatatattaatacacacacacacacatatatatacatattcgaatacacacacacacacacacacacacacacacatatatatatatatatatatatatatatatatatatatattaaataatattttaaatcataaaagaaaatataGATTACACATATTTACCTCATGATACATAACTTGAATATTCATCTTTTAGTAATATGGCGTGATCTTCTCATTGTATGATTGCTACTGAAAAGTGGAGATGTAGGACACAAAACAaattacagtatatatatatatataatatatatatatatatatatatatatatatatatatatatatatatatattctgaaaaTGTATACTTCATGATTAAATCAATGTTATATATGTACATTTAtctacgtatatatatacatatacatatttgaatatatattacatatatttaccTCATTATACATATCTTGAATATCCATCTTTTAGTAATAATATGATGTGATCTTCCCATTGTATGATTCCTATTGAAAAGTGAAGATGACATACATATTTATAAGCTAGTAAAAAATAAGTTAATTTAGTAAGAAGATGAAAGGTTCGTATATTTATTGTTCATTTTTGGTTTaccatatatttattatttattttactactaTTTAATTCTTTATTTATCATTTaattgatattgaataaataataaatatatattatatgtaagttaCTAATATTGATTTAATCCGgttcataaaattaatattaaatcttatattcattatatatatatatatatatatatatatatatatatatatatatatatatatatatatatatatatatattattttgttacaattatttaatttaatttaaaaattgtaTTTAATACATCAACACATGATTAAGTAAGCTTATttattattcattttatatatatagatatattatttcatttcatttatttaatctAATTTAATAGGAATTATATTTAATACACTAATATGATTAAATAAGCTTATTTATGAGTTATGACTCTTGGGGTCACTTTTAAGATTATTAATTtatgaaggttttttttttttttaactgaatttatatgtatttttttatagattatatatgtaaTAATAGATAATTGAAATAGAATTTAATGTAGCTGATTTATGAGATAGGTTGTCAATATTTAGGTAGTAATAGATGCTATTTGGGTCTTGATCTCCTGAATATACCCGCCCAAATCACGTCGTAACACAGCCTGAAAGGCCTCGCACTTCAGCCGACACCACACCGGTACACCATCCCACCACCGGCCATTCCCGATCGTCGGCGACCACCACTCAAGATTTTTCGATCGGATCGGAATCTTTGCTTCTCTTTTAACCATTAACCAGTAAGTTTTTGATCTACGTTTCTGCTCGTGTTTATTTAACACTCTCAATGCTGTTAGACAATTGCTCCATTACCAAAGCTTGCAGTCATTATGAACTGCCAAATTCTATATTGCACAACTTGTCGTAATAAGTTTCAATGGaaatattcatatttatttagTGAATAAAATAGCattatatgaattatcagatattaTTTAATCTAAATTtgaggttagaaattagggttataTTATTATAAATGCTTAACATAAAGACAtataattgatttttttttttttttttactgccaCTTGATATGTAGGTCTTCTATTCTTTGCTTTTGTGTTGCTTTGCATCTCTGATGATGATGTCTTAAATCAATCAATAATAAAACTATAATAATTGGCTTAGAAACTGCCAGGATGCTCATCAATGATAATTTAATTAGGCAGGTTTACAATAATTGTTTTGAGTTTAGATGATTTGGATGTAATTTGTTGTCATTATTAGGTGGTTTATATGTAGGCTTAGAAACTGGCTACATAGTCATTATCAAGCATTTTCTAAGACATCTGATTAATAATCAAACACTCCCGAAACTAAGAACTAGGCTACTGCTCTATGCATAATAATTGGTATAAATGGGTCAGTGTGTCCAAAATGGGTTTGGGTGGTTGAATTCGGGATACAAGTTATAAGCAATTTAATCTATATCTATTTTATATTGATAATTGCATAGGACGGGTGTTGATTGGGTACATGTAGGAGTATGACATTATTAATCTTTTAATTGAGTTATAAGGTGTTTTAGTTGTTTGTCATATACATGGGTTAAATCTCCCTGTTAATAGGTGTCGTTAGAGAGCGTATTGTATTTTGCTATGGGGCATGGAGTTAATGATGTCCATGTACGAGCTAGGATACTTGTCACCAATTTTTCATAATGTGGGTTAAAAGGCCATTTAATTAGTCAAATCAGTATCTATGTTTTTAGTCAAATCATGTGTGAGCATACTTATCTTATATTTTGAGATATGTTCATAGTAAGACTTCTATCTCATTTAAAAAATTTGAGGAACAAAGGGGTCTTGACCTGACTTAACCCGAACCATTTACACCATATATGTTCGACCCGTTTGACTCGTCCCAAACCCAACCTTACCCCAATCAATTGCCAGGTATAGTATTGACGTCCGATTTTGAAATCTTGACACCAGAATTGGGTAACTAGTAACTAACAACGTATTTATATTAAGCGAGTGAtagtaaaagttttttttttttgtatctaACCTTATAGAAATAACTAATAAGTTCTGTTGAAGTAACTCGTGAATTACTGTACCGTGTTAGTCGTGAATTCCAGCAAAGATTTTGGGTGGTTTTCCTATTTTGGCTTATTTGTTGATTAACCAGTTCCAGAAAAGTTGTATTTTTTATGCTTTCACCATATACTTATTGTTAGATTTGTAAGGAttgtatagcccaaacacaatgtcctgcaatataagcccaagaatccatccttttctaaaaccaattggtggtagagggacttccccttagacttatatacatacatttgcttttgtcccatgaccgatgtgggacttcgGTTTGCACCCCCAACAAGATTCTGTTAAATTAGACACTGCTTTGTTATTGTATCACTTATTCACGTGTTAATGATTTGCTTAGGCAGAGTAAGGGCTGTTGTTGTGCATCCTCTAAAGAACCAACAAGAAAGAAGAAACAGATCACCAAGAAACGGAGAGTTGATGTGTAATCTTTAGTGTTTTGGTCATGTTGCAGACGACTTATATGAGGATTTACTAGAAGGTGTTAGTGGCATAAGTGAGATTTAGGCTTTATTTTTACCTGCTTTGATCTGATTCTGTTGTGACCCGAACATGTTAGCTGTACGCATTACCCGAGCATGTTGTGACCGAAAGACGTTTCGATACAGCTTCTTAAACTGACCCGCCCGCTCATTTATCCACCTTAGTTGTGGTAACGAATACCAGATATGGGTACTAGCCTCCGTACAACCTTATTAACATGGTTAATTCTCACAGCTTTTTCACTCACCATCTTCTACTCAAACATACTCCCTTTATACTCGCATTCAAAACCTTCATCATTACCACTCCCAGTACCCTGCAATCTTTTCAGAGGAAAATGGGTATTTGACCCGACCCGAAGAAGACCCATATACGATGAAACCTGCCCTTTTCACAGAAACGCATGGAATTGTATTAGAAACCAAAGAGATAATATGGATCGGATCAATTCTTGGAAATGGGTACCTGAAAAATGTCAACTTTATGATATTGACCCAGTTGAATTTATGGGTAAAATGAGAGATAAAAATATTGGGTTTATAGGGGATTCTTTAAATGAAAACTTTTTGGTGAGTTTTTTGTGTACTCTTAGGGCTGCTGATTTGGGTGCTAAGAAATGGAAGAGGAAAGGGGCTTGGAGAGGAGCTTATTTCCCTAAATTCAATGTTACTGTCGCATACCATCGTGCGGTTTTGCTAGCGAAATACGAGTAAGTTTTCGATTTTGGttagattgttgttgttgtgtgtCTGAATGTTTTTGGAGAACctaattgtttttttattattattataataatcaacTGTAGCATTGAACCACATTTATGAACCTAGCACTGTAGGATGTGTAATTGCAATCATATTACGTTCATGAAATCATTACTTAAGCTTCGGGGTACCTCTTAAAGTAGTAACAGTGGTTATCATAGTATTAGTCTTACCAGTTTACTACCAAAGGGTTTTTGGCCAAGTGTTATAAAGGGAATTTGTAAACTTTGAGGTTGTGAGTTCGAGTCCTGTCGTGAACAAAAAAGGGTGGGTGTGTTGCTGTTCCAAAAAAGGTCTTACCAGTTTACTCACTAGAATTGTTAAAATGCTCCATATTCGTTAATTTTGATGTCATGAAGTAGCAATGATTTTTTTAAATGTTATTCTGATAAGCAcgttatatttatgataataataatcctttcAGTTTACCTAACTAGTTACGGTTTTGATCTTCATCCTCGTGTTAACAGAAAAAGAATTGTTAACGTTGCTAAGTAATCTATTAATCTTTCTTATGGTAATATTTGATAGATAAACAACATTGGTATTATAGATGAACAGTGTAGCAGCTTAGTAAAAATATTTGCATCGAGAAATGTATGGTAGATGTTTTTTTTTTCTGTGGGTTgcctttttgtgtgtgtgtgtgtgtgtgtgtgtgttttgcgtCATTTTAAGATGCTTTTCTTACATGTTGCTCTGATTATATAAAGATGGCAGCCAAAACAATCAGAGATCACCGAGGGAATCGAAGTGAGGGGTGTACATCGTGTGGACGTGGATATTCCAGCCAAAGAGTGGGCCGATATTGGTGGTTTTTATGATGTTGTCATTTTCAACACTGGACACTGGTAAaacataaattttaaattataaattattattatttacatctatttatattttatttattgaaCTTTTGATATCTATGGTTTGACTTAATAGGTGGGGCTATGATAAGTTTCCTAAAGAGTCACCTCTTGCCTTCTATGAAGGGGGGAAGCCGATAGTTCCCGCTCCCGACATGTTGGGTGGGCTTCAAATTGTACTGAAAAACATGGCTGCTCACATACACAAAGAGTTCCCCAAGACGACACTTAAATTTTGGCGGCTGCAATCACCTAGGCACTTTTACGGTGGTGATTGGAACCAAAATGGAAGTTGCTTATCCCGTGACCCTCTTAAGGAATCTGAGGTATCAACCCCCATTATAATATTCTTTTATGCACTTCTTGATTACTTTTTGATATACCTGCTGCAACAATTACTTTTCATTCAAAGGGTAAATTATAAAATTCGAGAAATGTTCGTACTAAGGGTGTTCAATATTTGATTTTAAACCGATTAACTCGAAACCGAACCGAACAGAATAAAAATCGAGAAAAAAAAACAAACTTAATTTGAATTCGGATTTCAATTCGGTTTTCAGTTTTGAATTCGATTTTAGGTCCGGTTCTTGGTTTTACTTTTTTGAATTTGGTAAAACCGAAAAACCGAATTTaactaattatatattaatattacagtaATATATATGGACGAAAAGTTGATCTTTAAAATGTAATCCATATTCCGTATCTGTTATGATTATTTTGGTTAAATTATGTTTTTTTTGTATTTTCCAGTTTTAATCGAATCGAATTCGAATTCGGTCTGGTTTTGGTTTTTTAAATTAACATTTGTTTCAGTTTTCGGTTTTGCCTCTAAAATATTCAAAACCGAACTGAATAAACCGAGGAAACCGAAAACCGAACTGATAAACACCAATTTATATCAATTTTGATTGTCATATatttgtttgattttgattttgaaacaAATTTTGATCTCTTATATGACAAGTGATTATCATTCAACAAATACTTGAACACAACATGCTTAGTCGTACGATGCTATTTGTACGTGTCTGTGGTTTATCGAGGATGTTTTATTATAACAATACCATACGATACTAACGTACTGATCTCTGAACAGCTAGAACTGTGGTTTGATCCCAGCAACAACGGAGTCAACAAAGAAGCAAGATTAAtaaatcaagtgatcattaagacaCTACAAGAAACGGATATCGAACTACTTGACCTGACCCACTTAAGTGAGTTTAGAGCCGATGCCCATCCAGCCACTTGGTTGGGTAAAAAAGATGCTGTGTCTGTTTGGGGTCAGGATTGCATGCATTGGTGCCTACCCGGTGTTCCAGATACTTGGGTCAACGTGTTGTCGCAACTTATACGATATAGGTTAGGGACAAGATGATAGGTTTTGTAATAGGTTTTTTGAGATCTTTGTTACATATCTTGCTGAAAGCAGACTTAAGTCTAAGTGTTGACTTTTTTTTTTGTCAAATTCAAGACTGCAAAAGAGTCGACGATTAGGCTTGTTCCTGCAATTTTGGTGATTGGGTTGTTGATTTTGAAATCTAGCATATGAGTTCAATTTGTGTACGTGTAGTTTAAATTATTTGTTAACATTGAATGAATAGCTCCTTTTATATGTTTCAGAGTAATTGCCGTAAAAGCTTTTTCTGTCATTTAATGTCATTCCAATTCAGCTTTGGGCCATGTGGCTGGGTGATGGGTGCTATcggtttgggtcaaaatgggtaacttTGTACAGGGTTACAAGGGTCATGTTGGGTTGAGCCTGAACATTACAAATTTTGAAATAATTTCAAGAGTACTCTACTTTTTAAAAATATGATTCTGgagataatttttatattaacaatacaatattgagttgtaatcacttgcatccattaaTTTACTTGAAATCCAAGGGACCAacgagagcgcgacatgtggcgcgaaaatcacacgtgattggaaaaaaaataaaaaaaaaattttgaaaaaaaaaaaaatttcgcaattctttttttttttgaaaattttttttttcgaaatttttttataatcacatgtgattctgcatgtcaatcacttgtgattatgtatgttaatccaatcacatgtgattatgcatgtcaatcacatgtgattatgcatatcaaatccaatcacatgtgattgtacaattcaatcacatgtgattgtgcaggtaaatcacatgtgattgtagaaaaaaatttgggaaaaaaaaattcaaaaaaaataatttcgaaaaaaaattaaaaaaaaaaatttctaaaaaaaaaagttttttggaatttttttcaatcacatgtgatttcgcgccacatgtcacgcTCTCATTGGTTCCTttgatctcaacttaatttatggattcaGATAAATATTCCTCATACAATATTAGGTGAGTTTCAAGCCATTTTCTTGCAAGTATATTATTTTGGTGTGACCCCTAAGATATATGTGTGAAAAATCACAtctctagttattattattattattattattattattattattattattattattattattattattattatttatatgtaaatgtaaatagATGGTCTAAAAAGGACATATCAACTTCTCTAGTCCAATTTTATGTTATTCAAGTCATCTCTTGTATAAGGACTACATATTATATTTTGATTTTTTTGTGTCGTTGGTCCCTCCATTATATATTAAAAAGTTGatcttcagttttttttttttacaacatccTTCCATTATCTCAAATAAAACATACCGAGTCCTTCCGCCAACCATCCGTTTAACTTCTATGTATGGCCCCCGTCCTCCCcgtaaatatttttaataatagacaCCCAAAGTGAGTCATTCTCATGtttaaaccgccaccaccattttgcAAGTAAGACACGATTTTTAAACGCAAGAGGGGCAATATCTAACCCACCAAATTCACGAGGCTTAAGACAAGTATCCCATTTAACCTATGCCATTTTTGAGACCTCGGAAGATCCGCCCCAAAAAAACCGACGTCTCAACCCCTCAAGTTTATCAATAACACAAGACGGGGATATGTAAAGCGAAAAGAAATAAAGAGGTAGACTAGATAATACCGATTTAATTAATGTAAGTCTACCACCATACGAGAGGGTATGGACTTAG
This genomic window from Rutidosis leptorrhynchoides isolate AG116_Rl617_1_P2 chromosome 2, CSIRO_AGI_Rlap_v1, whole genome shotgun sequence contains:
- the LOC139893295 gene encoding protein trichome birefringence-like 12 — its product is MGTSLRTTLLTWLILTAFSLTIFYSNILPLYSHSKPSSLPLPVPCNLFRGKWVFDPTRRRPIYDETCPFHRNAWNCIRNQRDNMDRINSWKWVPEKCQLYDIDPVEFMGKMRDKNIGFIGDSLNENFLVSFLCTLRAADLGAKKWKRKGAWRGAYFPKFNVTVAYHRAVLLAKYEWQPKQSEITEGIEVRGVHRVDVDIPAKEWADIGGFYDVVIFNTGHWWGYDKFPKESPLAFYEGGKPIVPAPDMLGGLQIVLKNMAAHIHKEFPKTTLKFWRLQSPRHFYGGDWNQNGSCLSRDPLKESELELWFDPSNNGVNKEARLINQVIIKTLQETDIELLDLTHLSEFRADAHPATWLGKKDAVSVWGQDCMHWCLPGVPDTWVNVLSQLIRYRLGTR